The following proteins are co-located in the Pseudomonas sp. ATCC 13867 genome:
- a CDS encoding histone-like nucleoid-structuring protein, MvaT/MvaU family, whose translation MSKLAEFREAERQLKEQLALLEKLKNDSSLKKELEFKDQLQALMDQYGMNLRNVINILDPQPTGEPAPIQHRRSRQLKTYKNPNSGEIIETKGGNHKTLKAWKQQYGAETVESWLQK comes from the coding sequence ATGTCCAAACTTGCGGAGTTCCGCGAAGCCGAACGCCAGCTTAAAGAACAACTCGCACTGCTGGAGAAACTCAAGAACGACAGCAGCCTGAAAAAGGAACTGGAGTTCAAGGACCAACTGCAAGCCCTGATGGACCAGTACGGCATGAACCTGCGGAACGTCATCAACATTCTTGACCCGCAACCCACCGGTGAACCGGCGCCGATCCAGCATCGCCGCAGCCGCCAGCTGAAAACCTACAAGAACCCGAACTCCGGTGAAATCATCGAGACCAAGGGCGGCAATCACAAGACCCTGAAAGCCTGGAAGCAACAATACGGCGCCGAAACCGTCGAATCCTGGCTGCAGAAGTAA
- a CDS encoding alpha/beta fold hydrolase, producing MNSESVRYRVNDYELACLVAGRGVPLVLVHGSLCDYRYWQGQFAALSGRYHVVAPSLRHYFPEQWDGNGTGFTTEQHMSDLLALLDQLPGPVHLLGHSRGGNLCLRVALAAPEKLRSLTLADPGGDFAEDVFRMVDLVSPISPLERNQFRQQALMMIRAGQVGEGLQLFVDTVSGAGVWERSSRQFREMATANAMTLVGQVTDHPLPISRAQLEQLQLPVLLIGGAKSPEPFPRIIQALQSTLAGARTSMISGASHGMNVIRPASFNRTVLEFVDQY from the coding sequence ATGAATAGCGAGAGTGTGCGGTATCGGGTCAATGATTATGAACTCGCGTGCCTGGTGGCGGGGCGGGGGGTGCCGCTTGTGCTGGTTCATGGTTCTCTCTGTGATTACCGCTATTGGCAGGGGCAGTTCGCTGCGTTATCTGGCCGCTATCATGTAGTGGCGCCTAGCCTGCGGCACTATTTTCCCGAGCAGTGGGATGGTAATGGGACGGGTTTTACTACTGAGCAGCATATGAGCGATCTGCTTGCATTGTTGGATCAATTGCCCGGTCCGGTGCATCTGTTGGGGCATTCGCGCGGTGGCAACCTTTGTCTGCGCGTGGCCCTGGCGGCGCCGGAGAAGTTGCGCTCCCTGACATTGGCCGATCCTGGCGGGGATTTTGCGGAAGACGTATTCCGTATGGTGGACTTGGTATCGCCAATATCCCCGCTTGAGCGCAATCAGTTCCGTCAGCAAGCGCTGATGATGATACGCGCGGGGCAGGTTGGCGAAGGGTTGCAGCTCTTCGTGGATACGGTGAGCGGTGCGGGCGTGTGGGAGCGTTCTTCCCGACAGTTCCGTGAAATGGCCACGGCCAATGCCATGACCCTGGTAGGGCAGGTGACGGACCATCCGCTGCCGATTTCCCGTGCTCAACTCGAGCAACTGCAATTGCCGGTGCTGCTGATCGGCGGGGCAAAAAGCCCGGAGCCTTTTCCGCGGATCATCCAGGCGCTGCAATCGACCCTGGCGGGCGCCCGTACTTCAATGATTTCCGGTGCTTCTCATGGCATGAATGTCATCCGTCCGGCGTCCTTCAATCGCACCGTGCTGGAATTTGTCGATCAATACTGA